In Deferribacterota bacterium, the following proteins share a genomic window:
- a CDS encoding FAD-dependent oxidoreductase, with amino-acid sequence MFHVKQYDYDVIVVGGGHAGCEAAFAASKMGSKVLLCTTNIEQIAQMSCNPSVGGLAKGNLVKDIDALGGIMAKVIDRSGIQFRV; translated from the coding sequence ATGTTTCACGTGAAACAATATGATTACGATGTTATTGTTGTAGGTGGTGGCCATGCTGGATGTGAGGCTGCGTTTGCCGCATCTAAGATGGGTTCAAAGGTTTTGTTGTGTACAACAAATATTGAGCAAATTGCACAAATGAGTTGCAACCCATCAGTTGGTGGACTAGCAAAGGGTAACCTCGTAAAAGATATAGATGCATTAGGCGGGATTATGGCAAAGGTTATAGATAGGTCAGGGATACAATTTAGGGTGTT